The following proteins come from a genomic window of Rutidosis leptorrhynchoides isolate AG116_Rl617_1_P2 chromosome 10, CSIRO_AGI_Rlap_v1, whole genome shotgun sequence:
- the LOC139873356 gene encoding hexokinase-2-like — translation MGKVTVAAAVVCAAAISAAAILVVRHRMKNSGKWAKTMEILKDFEDKCGTPIAKLRQVADAMTVEMHAGLASDGGSKLKMLISYVDNLPTGDETGIFYALDLGGTNFRVLRVKLGGVHNVKKEFEEVQIPPNLMIGKCEDLFDFIAGELAKFVATEGEDMHIPPGTQRELGFTFSFPVKQSSIAGGTLVRWTKGFNIEDAVGQDIVEELTKAMERVGLDMRVSALVNDTVGTLAGGRYSSNDVIAAVILGTGTNAAYVERANAIPKWQGLLPRSGEMVINMEWGNFRSSHLPLTEFDESLDTESLNPGEQIFEKIISGMYLGEIVRRVLLKMAVESEFFGETVPSKLEKPFILRTPDMSAMHHDCTADLRVVAVKLKDILEISNTSLKMRKVIVTLCEIVATRGARLSAAGILGILKKIGRDTIKGEENQKSIIAMDGGLFEHYTKFREAMQCGLNELLGEASSNIVIELSNDGSGLGAALLAASHSQYREY, via the exons ATGGGTAAAGTAACGGTGGCAGCGGCAGTGGTGTGCGCCGCTGCTATTTCTGCGGCGGCTATATTGGTGGTCCGTCACCGGATGAAGAATTCCGGCAAGTGGGCAAAGACTATGGagattttgaaagattttgaagatAAGTGTGGAACTCCGATTGCAAAACTCCGGCAGGTGGCTGATGCCATGACGGTGGAGATGCATGCCGGACTTGCTTCCGACGGCGGTAGCAAACTCAAGATGTTAATCAGCTATGTTGACAATCTTCCCACTGG GGATGAAACGGGGATCTTTTATGCTCTGGATCTCGGTGGCACAAACTTCCGCGTGCTTCGTGTGAAGTTAGGTGGAGTACATAATGTGAAGAAAGAATTTGAAGAAGTTCAAATTCCTCCAAACCTCATGATCGGGAAATGTGAA GATTTATTTGATTTTATTGCTGGAGAACTTGCGAAATTTGTGGCAACGGAGGGCGAAGATATGCATATTCCACCTGGCACACAACGGGAACTAGGGTTTACTTTTTCATTTCCCGTCAAACAATCGTCCATTGCAGGAGGAACTCTTGTTAGATGGACAAAAGGCTTCAATATTGAAGATGCT GTTGGGCAAGACATCGTTGAAGAGTTAACAAAAGCCATGGAAAGGGTTGGGCTTGATATGCGCGTTTCTGCATTG GTCAATGATACAGTTGGAACCTTAGCCGGAGGCAGATATAGTAGCAATGATGTAATTGCAGCTGTGATATTAGGTACCGGAACAAATGCAGCGTATGTCGAGCGTGCAAATGCAATCCCCAAATGGCAAGGTCTGCTTCCTCGATCTGGAGAGATG GTTATAAACATGGAATGGGGCAACTTTCGGTCATCGCATCTCCCTTTGACAGAGTTCGATGAAAGTCTTGACACCGAAAGCTTAAATCCCGGAGAGcag ATATTTGAAAAGATAATATCTGGAATGTATTTGGGAGAAATTGTGAGACGAGTCTTGTTGAAGATGGCTGTAGAATCAGAGTTTTTTGGTGAAACTGTGCCATCCAAACTTGAAAAGCCCTTCATATTGAG GACCCCCGATATGTCTGCAATGCATCATGACTGTACTGCTGACCTCAGAGTGGTTGCAGTCAAGTTAAAAGACATACTTGAG ATATCAAACACTTCTCTAAAGATGAGGAAAGTAATCGTGACACTTTGTGAAATTGTTGCGACACGTGGCGCTCGTCTCTCAGCTGCAGGAATTTTAGGAATCCTCAAAAAAATCGGAAGAGATACGATTAAAGGCGAAGAAAACCAAAAATCCATCATAGCGATGGATGGTGGTTTGTTCGAACACTACACTAAATTCAGGGAAGCAATGCAATGCGGTCTAAACGAGTTGTTAGGAGAAGCTTCTAGTAACATCGTTATCGAGCTATCAAATGATGGTTCGGGCCTTGGGGCTGCTCTTCTTGCAGCCTCTCATTCTCAGTATCGCGAATACTGA